One genomic window of Undibacterium cyanobacteriorum includes the following:
- a CDS encoding protein YgfX — protein MKTPFTLRIRPSFALRFLILVQFVILIAIAFYFFYLKQHILSLVVIAIPIICIWRNFSVGYFDHLTQAFQFQFCSDAKLILRAVGAGNQIVWERSCVISYASRVYEYLVILILKDDGGKCIYLPLLFDALSKEEFRLLKNHIFYAVSKTSSNLA, from the coding sequence ATGAAAACTCCATTCACGTTGCGCATTCGCCCGTCTTTTGCGCTCAGATTTCTGATCCTGGTGCAATTCGTTATTTTGATAGCGATTGCTTTCTATTTCTTTTACTTGAAACAGCACATACTATCTCTTGTAGTCATTGCAATCCCAATAATATGCATTTGGCGTAACTTTTCAGTAGGTTACTTTGACCATCTAACTCAAGCTTTTCAGTTTCAATTTTGTAGCGACGCAAAACTCATTCTCAGAGCAGTGGGCGCAGGAAATCAAATTGTATGGGAGCGGTCATGCGTTATTTCGTATGCTAGTCGTGTATATGAGTATTTAGTCATTTTGATATTGAAGGATGATGGTGGGAAATGCATCTATCTTCCTCTGCTTTTTGATGCTCTCAGTAAAGAAGAGTTTAGATTACTCAAGAATCATATCTTTTATGCGGTGTCGAAGACTTCTTCGAATCTTGCATAA
- the rpoE gene encoding RNA polymerase sigma factor RpoE → MTTEREIDQLLVERVQQGDKRAFELLVSKYQRKLFRLVSRLVHDHAEAEDVVQEAFIKAYRALANFRGDSAFYTWLYRIGINTAKNYLVTQGRRAPTSTDSDVDEAESFNDAEGLRDINTPESLMASKQIANTVNTVMLSLPEELRNAITLREIEGLSYDEIAEVMACPIGTVRSRIFRAREAIAEKLRPLIGTAIDQRW, encoded by the coding sequence GTGACGACAGAGCGCGAGATTGATCAATTACTGGTTGAGCGCGTTCAACAGGGTGATAAGAGAGCATTTGAGCTTTTAGTTTCTAAATATCAAAGGAAACTATTTAGGCTCGTGTCTCGGCTCGTCCATGATCATGCTGAGGCTGAGGATGTCGTTCAGGAGGCCTTCATCAAGGCGTACCGTGCTTTAGCGAATTTTCGGGGTGATTCAGCTTTTTATACGTGGCTTTATCGAATCGGCATTAACACAGCTAAAAATTATTTAGTGACGCAAGGAAGGCGAGCTCCTACTTCGACCGATTCCGATGTGGATGAGGCTGAGAGTTTTAACGATGCCGAAGGACTGCGAGATATCAACACTCCAGAGTCTCTAATGGCGAGTAAGCAAATCGCGAATACCGTGAATACGGTCATGTTGTCTTTGCCGGAGGAACTGAGAAATGCGATTACATTGCGCGAAATTGAAGGCTTGAGTTACGACGAAATTGCAGAAGTGATGGCGTGCCCAATTGGAACCGTGAGAAGTCGAATCTTTCGTGCACGGGAAGCAATTGCAGAGAAATTGAGACCTTTGATTGGAACGGCAATCGATCAGCGATGGTGA